From the Synechococcus sp. HK01-R genome, one window contains:
- a CDS encoding glucose-6-phosphate isomerase — protein sequence MSFPDFCASDSQIQWQRFCDLLWFHDDLGMWLDISRMHLNHGDLEEMAPGFDRAFSAMEALEGGAIANADEQRQVGHYWLRQPELAPTPQVRDHISAEIDSIEAFGQAVLSGTIQAPTGQPFTDVLWIGIGGSGLGPLLMIRALQNQGVGLPFHFFDNVDPNGMSRVLASLADKLRTTLVITVSKSGGTPEPHLGMEQARHRLESIGGNWSQQAVAITMKNSHLDQQAVQEGWLKRFDMFDWVGGRTSITSAVGLVPGALIGTDIRQFLAGAAQMDQATRLTDLRRNPAALMAAAWFKAGEGKGKRDMVVLPYRDRLEVFSRYLQQLVMESLGKRLDRDGNVVHQGIAVYGNKGSTDQHAYVQQLRDGVDNFFVTFIEQLTDASDIPEINGERPGDFLDGFLQGTRSALMEGGRQSISISMKDFDARRLGALIALFERAVGFYGELVNINAYHQPGVEAGKKAAAAILNLQGQVEALLADGVSRSVSDVQQAIGEGSMESVFWILRHLCANSRGYVAQGSWDQPASLRFAKS from the coding sequence ATGAGCTTTCCAGATTTCTGCGCGAGTGACAGCCAGATTCAATGGCAGCGGTTCTGTGATCTGCTCTGGTTCCACGATGACCTGGGGATGTGGCTGGATATCAGTCGCATGCATCTCAACCATGGTGATCTTGAAGAGATGGCCCCCGGGTTCGACCGGGCCTTTAGTGCCATGGAGGCGTTGGAGGGCGGTGCCATTGCCAACGCCGACGAACAACGGCAGGTCGGTCATTACTGGCTGAGACAGCCAGAGTTGGCTCCCACACCACAGGTGCGTGACCATATCAGTGCTGAGATTGACTCCATTGAGGCCTTTGGTCAGGCGGTCCTGAGCGGGACCATTCAGGCACCCACTGGTCAACCCTTCACGGATGTGCTCTGGATCGGAATTGGTGGCAGTGGACTCGGGCCCTTGCTGATGATTCGGGCACTCCAGAACCAGGGAGTGGGTCTTCCCTTTCATTTCTTCGACAATGTCGACCCCAACGGCATGAGTCGTGTGCTCGCATCGCTTGCTGACAAGCTCCGCACCACGCTTGTGATCACGGTCAGCAAATCAGGCGGAACCCCCGAGCCGCATCTGGGCATGGAGCAGGCCCGTCATCGTCTTGAGTCCATTGGCGGCAACTGGAGCCAACAGGCCGTTGCAATCACGATGAAGAACAGTCATCTCGATCAGCAGGCGGTGCAGGAGGGCTGGCTCAAGCGCTTTGACATGTTCGACTGGGTGGGTGGTCGCACCAGCATCACCAGTGCGGTTGGTCTGGTTCCTGGTGCTCTGATCGGTACAGACATCAGACAATTCCTGGCCGGAGCTGCCCAGATGGATCAGGCCACACGTCTGACGGATCTACGTCGTAATCCCGCGGCCTTGATGGCTGCAGCCTGGTTTAAAGCAGGCGAAGGCAAAGGCAAACGCGACATGGTGGTGTTGCCCTATCGCGACCGTCTCGAGGTCTTCAGCCGCTATCTGCAGCAGCTGGTCATGGAATCTCTTGGCAAGCGTCTTGATCGCGACGGCAATGTCGTCCATCAGGGCATCGCCGTTTACGGCAATAAAGGCTCGACCGATCAGCACGCTTACGTCCAGCAACTACGAGACGGCGTAGACAATTTCTTTGTGACCTTCATCGAGCAGCTGACCGACGCTTCTGATATTCCCGAAATCAACGGGGAGCGCCCTGGCGATTTCCTCGACGGTTTCCTACAGGGAACTAGATCAGCCCTGATGGAGGGGGGTCGCCAAAGTATCAGCATCTCGATGAAGGACTTCGATGCTCGTCGCCTTGGCGCCCTGATTGCACTGTTTGAGCGCGCAGTTGGCTTTTACGGCGAACTTGTCAACATCAATGCTTATCACCAGCCCGGAGTGGAAGCCGGCAAGAAAGCAGCGGCTGCGATCCTCAATCTTCAGGGTCAAGTTGAAGCTCTTCTCGCTGATGGAGTGAGTCGTTCGGTTTCAGACGTTCAACAGGCAATCGGCGAAGGGTCAATGGAATCCGTGTTCTGGATCCTTCGCCACCTGTGTGCCAACAGCCGTGGCTACGTGGCGCAAGGAAGCTGGGATCAGCCGGCTTCCTTGCGTTTTGCCAAGAGCTGA
- a CDS encoding helicase DnaB — MAERSTPAAASDQPREPYGQPTDFSAEELAFLQRRFGVHGPQTPLAQLFTRGMDQLEPLRLNTLQRLQELKPVILLEAHRQHVNPMLIAGILYDEIQHSKPGEDLPFVAHSGLFSTLGPAQLGLSELMHQGRLPRNPTDAQISKARETLLNPASNVQLLVGKMARLKAELGFAEERMLMASRSAIDAKAIATLAYLHNGKLDYPARILRYMQDPALHGLIYSTQRAPESGLI, encoded by the coding sequence ATTGCAGAACGAAGCACCCCTGCCGCAGCGAGTGATCAGCCTCGGGAGCCTTACGGGCAGCCAACTGATTTTTCTGCTGAAGAGCTGGCGTTTTTGCAGCGTCGCTTTGGCGTGCATGGCCCCCAGACCCCGCTCGCACAGTTGTTCACTCGCGGGATGGACCAACTGGAGCCCCTACGTCTCAACACACTTCAGCGTCTCCAAGAGTTGAAGCCAGTCATCCTGCTCGAGGCGCATCGGCAGCATGTCAATCCCATGCTGATCGCTGGAATCCTGTATGACGAGATCCAGCATTCCAAGCCCGGAGAAGATCTTCCATTCGTAGCCCATTCAGGTTTGTTCTCCACCCTGGGCCCTGCACAGCTGGGTCTTTCCGAACTGATGCATCAGGGTCGCCTCCCTCGCAACCCCACCGATGCTCAAATTTCCAAGGCCAGGGAAACTCTGCTTAATCCAGCCTCGAATGTTCAGTTACTCGTTGGAAAGATGGCACGACTGAAGGCTGAGCTTGGTTTTGCCGAAGAGCGCATGTTGATGGCCAGCCGTTCTGCCATCGACGCCAAGGCCATTGCCACCCTGGCCTACCTTCACAACGGCAAGTTGGATTACCCCGCCCGCATTCTCCGCTACATGCAGGATCCAGCTCTGCACGGGCTGATCTACTCCACTCAACGTGCACCCGAGAGTGGGTTGATCTGA
- a CDS encoding N-acetylmuramoyl-L-alanine amidase encodes MVSDPLGPLRKLVQSGTRTSGRLLALVAAGSMVCAVSFLLLSAGRSDTDRAKERPSLLELLDDVGRTTEGASETLPKESPPEAPRALAWTSPLARQCSGIDQAIQKRLKTKKARLASLRQSIAIDKSNYGKRYRRDPWKRPLDPSPRVVILHETVFSMNSAINTFQTHHPRDEDQVSYHTLIGLNGQIVDLVSPIDRAFGAGYSAFLGEWAATNPKFKGSVNNFALHLSLETPEDGQNDRSKHSGYTAAQYDALALVLDQWIQNYGFSPAAITTHEHVDLGGERSDPRSFNWSELQKRLAALGLLCSS; translated from the coding sequence ATGGTTTCGGATCCTTTAGGCCCACTGCGCAAGCTGGTTCAATCCGGCACACGCACCTCCGGTCGCCTGCTGGCACTCGTCGCTGCAGGATCGATGGTCTGTGCGGTCAGTTTTCTCTTACTCAGTGCAGGGCGCTCCGACACTGACAGGGCTAAGGAACGCCCGTCTCTCCTCGAGTTATTGGATGACGTGGGGCGCACGACTGAAGGAGCTTCCGAGACACTGCCGAAGGAATCACCTCCGGAAGCCCCCCGCGCCCTCGCCTGGACATCGCCTTTGGCTCGGCAATGCAGTGGCATCGATCAGGCCATTCAGAAACGTCTGAAGACCAAAAAGGCGCGTCTTGCCTCACTCCGCCAGTCGATTGCCATCGACAAAAGCAATTATGGGAAGCGCTACCGGCGGGATCCATGGAAACGTCCCTTGGATCCAAGCCCCAGGGTTGTGATTCTGCATGAGACGGTTTTCTCAATGAATTCAGCCATTAATACCTTCCAAACCCATCACCCACGAGACGAAGACCAAGTGAGCTATCACACGTTGATTGGACTCAACGGACAGATTGTGGATCTGGTGAGCCCAATCGATCGGGCCTTCGGGGCTGGTTATTCAGCATTTCTCGGTGAATGGGCAGCAACCAATCCAAAATTCAAGGGCTCGGTGAACAATTTCGCCTTACATCTGAGCCTTGAAACACCCGAAGATGGTCAAAATGACAGATCGAAGCACAGCGGTTACACAGCAGCCCAATACGACGCTCTCGCGCTGGTACTGGATCAATGGATCCAAAACTACGGGTTTTCTCCTGCAGCGATCACCACCCATGAACATGTTGATCTTGGCGGGGAGCGATCAGATCCTCGCAGCTTTAATTGGTCAGAATTGCAGAAACGACTTGCGGCACTCGGGCTTCTCTGCAGCTCCTGA
- a CDS encoding M61 family metallopeptidase, which produces MTSDLSAVRVRLDLTEASNQTITVTMTWTPAQATTRWQLPVWTPGSYTVRDPVQHLHSLSCKQQGKSVPLRRTSPSCWRADLQPDQDVEVRYQLEARQLTVRTCCLEPQFASLCLSAVVMLVDGFRWAPHHLEMVLPSGWQAAVPLPHDQGIYHSDDFDALVDSPVHAGCFESQPFEVMGCQHELILFGAPPQGWPPDFLRDISAVCEATCRLMQTSPPSADRYQLVLLMLDQGYGGLEHDHAAVLHYSWKSLAGEDGYLKLLQLIGHEYLHQWNVRRLRPRDYIPYDYGGPVVSDCLWFAEGVTSYFDLGLPLLAGCSNQEQYLKDLGRDLSTVLISPGVGIQSLADSSREAWVRLYKRTPAGADSQISYYVLGTAMAFCLDVMLRESGASLASLLRQLWDHFGRHGRGYGRSDLLNAVQQHHPELAQSLPNWLDHCGSIPIEDCVSRVGLKLNPVLADRAESGLVLREERGAILIERVAQQGPGARAGLIPGDELIALHGHRIRSLEDWQILWAGPDEAVVHFARRGRMAETHLQQAPPSLDHWELSCDPGASPQASALRDAWFRIL; this is translated from the coding sequence ATGACGAGCGATTTGTCTGCCGTCAGGGTTCGTCTGGACCTAACGGAAGCTTCAAATCAGACGATCACTGTGACTATGACCTGGACACCAGCCCAGGCCACGACCCGATGGCAACTGCCGGTGTGGACACCAGGCTCCTACACGGTCCGTGATCCGGTTCAACACCTCCATTCACTCTCCTGCAAACAGCAGGGGAAATCTGTGCCGCTCCGTCGCACGTCACCGTCTTGCTGGAGAGCGGATTTACAACCAGATCAAGACGTTGAAGTTCGTTATCAACTGGAAGCCCGACAACTCACGGTCAGAACCTGCTGTCTCGAGCCGCAGTTCGCCAGCCTTTGTCTTTCCGCCGTTGTGATGTTGGTGGATGGCTTTCGATGGGCACCCCATCATCTGGAGATGGTTCTGCCATCGGGCTGGCAAGCAGCCGTTCCTCTTCCACACGATCAAGGGATTTACCACAGCGACGATTTTGATGCCCTTGTTGATAGTCCTGTCCATGCGGGGTGTTTCGAATCCCAGCCCTTTGAAGTCATGGGTTGTCAGCACGAACTGATTCTGTTTGGAGCACCACCCCAGGGCTGGCCACCGGATTTTCTTCGCGACATCAGCGCCGTTTGTGAGGCGACCTGTCGTCTCATGCAAACGTCACCGCCAAGCGCTGATCGCTATCAACTGGTTCTGTTGATGTTGGATCAGGGCTACGGAGGGCTTGAACATGATCACGCCGCTGTCCTCCACTATTCCTGGAAGTCACTAGCGGGAGAAGACGGATACCTCAAGCTGCTCCAGTTGATCGGACATGAGTATCTGCATCAATGGAATGTGCGGCGTTTAAGACCCCGCGACTACATCCCTTATGACTACGGAGGGCCTGTGGTTTCAGACTGCCTCTGGTTTGCCGAGGGGGTGACAAGTTACTTCGACCTCGGCCTGCCCTTGTTAGCGGGTTGTAGCAATCAGGAGCAGTACCTCAAGGATCTAGGTCGTGATCTCTCCACTGTTCTGATCAGTCCTGGTGTCGGTATCCAGAGCCTTGCCGATAGTTCCCGTGAAGCATGGGTTCGCCTGTACAAAAGAACTCCAGCCGGTGCCGACAGCCAGATCAGTTACTACGTCCTTGGTACTGCGATGGCGTTCTGTTTGGACGTCATGTTGCGGGAAAGCGGGGCATCACTGGCCTCGCTGTTGAGACAGCTCTGGGATCACTTTGGTCGCCATGGACGAGGCTATGGCCGTAGCGATCTGTTGAATGCGGTCCAACAACATCATCCAGAGCTGGCCCAGTCTCTCCCTAATTGGCTCGATCACTGCGGATCCATCCCGATTGAAGACTGCGTCTCCAGAGTGGGGCTGAAGCTAAATCCAGTCCTGGCAGATCGGGCTGAAAGCGGTCTGGTGCTTCGCGAGGAGCGGGGAGCAATTCTGATCGAGAGGGTGGCGCAACAAGGTCCAGGAGCCAGGGCGGGTCTGATTCCAGGAGATGAGCTCATCGCCCTTCATGGGCATCGAATTCGCAGCCTGGAGGATTGGCAAATCCTTTGGGCAGGACCAGATGAAGCTGTCGTGCACTTTGCTCGACGGGGCCGCATGGCTGAGACGCACCTTCAACAGGCCCCACCATCACTGGACCACTGGGAATTGAGCTGTGATCCTGGGGCATCACCGCAGGCGAGCGCTCTTCGAGACGCATGGTTTCGGATCCTTTAG
- a CDS encoding DUF1257 domain-containing protein, with protein MSHLSILPTALDDPERLQVVLQEQGYKVTRRTILFTLGSGQIPVEVLASKGSIRLGWRQLPGQQCLDLVTDLGHDAAQPFYQQQLSQIIRRYALHQAMTSIPGLQDQGYTVEAPQDFAVSR; from the coding sequence ATGTCCCATCTCTCCATCCTGCCCACCGCCCTGGACGATCCTGAGCGCTTGCAGGTTGTGCTTCAAGAACAGGGATACAAGGTCACGCGTCGGACCATCCTTTTCACCCTGGGCTCAGGCCAGATTCCCGTTGAGGTCCTGGCAAGCAAGGGCTCAATCCGCTTGGGTTGGCGTCAGCTTCCAGGACAGCAGTGTCTCGACTTGGTGACAGACCTGGGCCATGACGCTGCCCAGCCTTTCTATCAACAACAGCTGAGTCAAATCATCCGCCGTTATGCACTGCATCAGGCCATGACCAGCATTCCAGGGTTGCAGGACCAGGGCTACACCGTGGAAGCACCCCAGGACTTCGCGGTCTCCCGTTGA
- the purN gene encoding phosphoribosylglycinamide formyltransferase, which yields MASGRGSNLEALVHACRDGRVDGKVDLLVVNKADCGARTRAERLGLQSLVLDHREYPTREALDHALVSCFRDAGVEAIVMAGWMRIVTDVLINAFPRRLINLHPSLLPSFRGVDAIGQALEAGVKITGCSAHWVAPEVDSGPVIAQAAVPIFPTDDKDSLAERIRREEHRLLPWAVALAAQQWRAQG from the coding sequence ATGGCATCTGGCAGGGGAAGCAACCTGGAGGCTCTCGTGCATGCCTGTCGCGACGGTCGTGTGGATGGCAAGGTCGATCTCCTCGTGGTCAATAAGGCCGACTGTGGCGCTCGAACGCGAGCGGAACGCTTAGGGCTTCAATCCCTGGTTCTTGACCATCGTGAGTACCCCACCAGAGAGGCACTCGATCATGCCCTGGTGTCCTGTTTTCGTGATGCTGGGGTCGAAGCCATCGTGATGGCGGGTTGGATGCGGATTGTGACTGACGTGCTGATAAACGCCTTCCCAAGGCGATTGATCAATTTGCACCCGTCTCTTCTCCCCAGCTTTCGAGGGGTTGATGCGATTGGCCAGGCCCTCGAGGCCGGAGTGAAGATCACTGGCTGCAGCGCCCACTGGGTGGCACCAGAGGTCGATTCAGGACCCGTGATTGCCCAGGCAGCTGTGCCGATCTTCCCAACTGATGACAAGGATTCACTGGCGGAGAGAATCAGGCGCGAGGAGCACCGCTTGTTGCCCTGGGCCGTCGCTCTCGCTGCTCAGCAGTGGCGCGCTCAGGGATAG
- the argC gene encoding N-acetyl-gamma-glutamyl-phosphate reductase produces MTSATVAVIGASGYGGLQTLRLLEGHPGLKVSLLGGERSAGKRWSEVCPFLPLQDDPEIEAPDPDRIADRADFALLSLPNGLASDLVPALLKRGVRVVDLSADYRYRSLDQWSQVYVHEASQRQRQDHQLCEEAVYGLPEWNGPAIADARLVAAPGCFPTASLLPLLPFLKQGLIETEGLIIDAKTGTSGGGRAAKEHLLLAEASESICPYGVIGHRHTSEIEQLATQAAGSEIQLQFTPHLVPMVRGLLATVYGRLRDPGLTADDCTTVLEAFYRHHPLVRVLPVGTYPATKWVKHTNRALLSVQVDHRTGRIVLMGAIDNLIKGQAGQGVQCLNLMAGFPPTTGLPLAPFYP; encoded by the coding sequence ATGACGTCAGCCACGGTCGCTGTGATCGGTGCCTCCGGGTATGGCGGCCTACAAACTCTTCGATTGCTTGAAGGCCACCCAGGTCTGAAGGTCTCCTTGCTGGGGGGTGAACGGAGCGCTGGAAAGCGTTGGAGTGAGGTCTGCCCCTTTCTCCCCCTTCAGGATGACCCTGAAATTGAGGCGCCCGATCCTGATCGCATCGCCGACCGTGCTGACTTCGCCTTGCTGAGTCTCCCCAACGGGTTGGCAAGTGATCTGGTGCCAGCCCTTTTGAAGCGTGGTGTCAGGGTCGTTGATCTCTCTGCCGATTACCGATACCGCTCTCTGGACCAGTGGTCGCAGGTCTATGTCCACGAAGCATCCCAACGCCAGCGTCAGGACCATCAGCTCTGCGAAGAAGCGGTGTATGGCCTCCCTGAATGGAATGGGCCTGCCATCGCTGACGCCCGCCTTGTGGCTGCTCCTGGCTGTTTTCCCACGGCAAGCCTGCTTCCGTTACTGCCGTTTCTGAAGCAGGGACTGATCGAAACCGAAGGCTTGATCATCGACGCCAAAACAGGAACATCCGGTGGAGGACGAGCGGCCAAGGAACATCTCCTCCTAGCCGAAGCGTCCGAATCCATTTGTCCCTATGGGGTGATCGGTCATCGACACACCTCAGAGATTGAACAGTTGGCGACGCAAGCGGCCGGTAGCGAAATTCAGCTTCAGTTCACGCCACACCTTGTGCCAATGGTTCGTGGACTGCTGGCCACTGTGTACGGGCGTCTTCGCGACCCAGGTCTCACCGCAGATGACTGCACCACGGTGTTGGAGGCCTTTTATCGACATCACCCGTTGGTCAGGGTGCTCCCCGTCGGCACTTATCCAGCCACCAAGTGGGTCAAGCACACCAACCGGGCTCTGCTCTCAGTCCAGGTGGATCACCGAACGGGTCGGATTGTTCTGATGGGCGCCATCGACAATCTGATCAAGGGGCAGGCTGGCCAAGGCGTCCAGTGTTTGAACTTGATGGCTGGCTTCCCTCCAACCACAGGATTACCTCTGGCTCCCTTCTATCCCTGA
- the ribBA gene encoding bifunctional 3,4-dihydroxy-2-butanone-4-phosphate synthase/GTP cyclohydrolase II translates to MRFDSIPDALAAIRNGECVVVVDDERRENEGDLICAAQFASPDQINFMATHARGLICLSMEGERLDALDLPLMVDRNTDANQTAFTVSIDAGPEHGVSTGISAEDRSRTIQVALRADARPADLRRPGHIFPLRARQGGVLKRAGHTEAAVDLAKLSGLNPAGVICEIQNPDGSMARLPELRAYATQWNLRLISIADLIRYRLDNERFVVRQAHAVMPSLFGSFQAIGYQNQLDGSEHVAVIKGDPEHLKEPVLVRMHSECLTGDAFGSLRCDCRPQLEAALRSIEAEGEGVVVYLRQEGRGIGLINKLKAYSLQDGGLDTVEANEKLGFPADLRNYGVGAQILSDLGIHRLRLLTNNPRKIAGLGGYGLEVVDRVPLVISPGDHNAEYLAVKRDKLGHWISDIATVVSWDGDSDGASLIDVKADADALAQRLGFALLPVSAPRLLALWERPQLAWRLAELSEGDPPDQSQRAARLKELLSGLALWTHTRRIGLYSTGRAEQLDHPPQRLDRREGSLVELRQGKVLEQLEQGEPLLLQWT, encoded by the coding sequence ATCCGATTTGACAGCATTCCCGATGCACTGGCGGCGATTCGCAACGGAGAGTGTGTTGTCGTCGTCGACGACGAACGCCGGGAGAACGAAGGTGACTTGATCTGTGCGGCCCAGTTCGCCTCCCCCGATCAGATCAACTTCATGGCGACCCACGCCCGGGGTCTGATTTGTCTCTCCATGGAAGGCGAGCGCCTTGACGCTCTCGACCTGCCCCTGATGGTTGATCGCAATACCGATGCCAACCAGACCGCCTTCACAGTGAGTATTGATGCTGGTCCTGAGCATGGAGTCTCAACCGGCATCTCCGCAGAAGACCGCTCACGCACCATCCAGGTGGCCTTACGAGCGGATGCCCGCCCTGCCGATCTGCGCCGACCAGGGCACATCTTTCCCCTGCGTGCCCGTCAAGGAGGCGTGCTCAAACGAGCGGGCCATACCGAAGCAGCTGTGGATCTGGCCAAGCTCTCAGGCCTGAATCCGGCCGGTGTGATCTGCGAGATCCAGAACCCCGATGGCTCGATGGCGCGGCTTCCGGAATTGCGTGCCTACGCCACCCAGTGGAATCTGCGATTGATCAGTATCGCCGACCTCATCCGCTATCGACTGGACAACGAGCGTTTCGTGGTTCGCCAGGCCCATGCCGTCATGCCCAGCTTGTTTGGGTCCTTTCAGGCGATTGGGTATCAAAACCAACTCGATGGCAGTGAGCATGTGGCGGTCATCAAGGGTGATCCCGAGCACCTCAAGGAACCAGTCCTCGTCAGGATGCATTCCGAGTGCCTGACCGGTGACGCCTTTGGCTCGCTCCGTTGTGATTGCCGCCCCCAACTAGAAGCTGCCTTGCGAAGCATCGAAGCCGAGGGCGAGGGCGTCGTGGTCTATCTGCGACAGGAAGGCCGAGGCATTGGCCTGATCAACAAACTCAAGGCCTACAGCCTGCAGGATGGTGGCCTCGACACGGTTGAAGCCAATGAGAAACTCGGCTTTCCTGCCGACTTACGCAACTACGGAGTTGGTGCGCAAATTCTCAGCGATCTAGGGATCCACAGACTTCGTCTGCTCACCAACAACCCCCGCAAAATTGCTGGACTCGGTGGTTATGGACTTGAGGTTGTTGACCGAGTGCCTCTGGTGATCAGCCCCGGTGATCACAATGCTGAGTACCTGGCGGTCAAGCGAGACAAGCTTGGCCACTGGATCAGTGATATCGCCACGGTGGTCAGCTGGGATGGGGATTCCGATGGGGCTTCGCTGATTGATGTGAAAGCCGATGCGGATGCCCTGGCCCAGCGCCTTGGCTTTGCGCTTCTGCCTGTGAGCGCTCCGAGGCTCCTCGCGCTCTGGGAGCGTCCGCAGTTGGCCTGGCGACTCGCCGAGCTCTCCGAGGGTGATCCCCCAGATCAATCGCAGCGTGCAGCCCGTCTCAAGGAGTTGCTTTCGGGCCTGGCCCTCTGGACACACACCCGACGCATCGGGCTCTACAGCACTGGACGGGCCGAGCAACTGGATCACCCGCCCCAACGGCTCGATCGCAGAGAAGGCTCTTTAGTGGAGCTTCGCCAAGGAAAGGTGTTGGAGCAGCTCGAGCAGGGTGAACCCTTGCTGCTCCAGTGGACCTAA
- a CDS encoding peptidylprolyl isomerase, protein METDAGQIRLELFDADAPNTVANFVKLANDGFYDGLAFHRVIDGFMAQGGCPNSREGAKGMPGTGGPGYTINCEINSRKHVAGALSMAHAGRNTGGSQFFIVHEAQPHLDGVHTVFGQTGDLEVVLALRNGSRIEKVTVQEA, encoded by the coding sequence ATGGAGACGGACGCCGGCCAGATCAGGCTGGAGTTGTTCGATGCGGACGCCCCAAACACGGTGGCCAATTTCGTCAAGCTGGCCAACGATGGCTTTTATGACGGTTTGGCCTTCCATCGCGTGATCGATGGATTCATGGCCCAGGGCGGATGCCCTAATTCACGGGAAGGAGCCAAGGGCATGCCCGGTACCGGGGGGCCCGGCTACACGATCAACTGTGAAATCAACAGCCGCAAGCATGTAGCTGGTGCCCTGTCGATGGCTCATGCCGGCCGCAACACCGGGGGAAGCCAGTTCTTCATCGTCCATGAAGCTCAGCCCCATCTGGATGGTGTTCACACTGTTTTCGGTCAAACAGGTGATCTGGAGGTCGTTCTGGCCCTCCGCAACGGATCCCGCATTGAAAAAGTGACGGTTCAGGAGGCCTGA
- the mtnP gene encoding S-methyl-5'-thioadenosine phosphorylase: MSASALPAPFENARVGVIGGSGLYAIDGLSEVKEVQIDTPFGTPSDQFRLGRLHGVDVVFLARHGRQHHLLPSEVPYRANVWALRSLGVRWLVSVSAVGSLREHLRPRDMVVPSQFIDRTMQRPQSFFGDGCVAHVSLAEPFCQRLSECLARAAEAQMPAGHHLHRGGTYLCMEGPAFSTRAESELYRSWGCDVIGMTNHTEARLAREAEIAYASLSMVTDFDCWHNDHDAVSVEMVVGNLRANAMATGPILQQLMESLRESFPESVAHTALKDALMTAPQAVPQETRRKLDLLTAPYWGSLGEN; encoded by the coding sequence ATGAGCGCTTCAGCACTCCCAGCTCCCTTTGAGAACGCCCGGGTGGGGGTGATCGGAGGCAGTGGTCTCTATGCCATCGATGGCCTCTCTGAGGTCAAGGAAGTTCAGATCGATACACCGTTTGGTACCCCCTCCGATCAGTTTCGCCTGGGTCGGCTTCATGGCGTGGATGTGGTGTTTCTTGCGCGGCATGGTCGCCAGCACCACCTGTTGCCCAGTGAAGTGCCCTATCGCGCCAATGTTTGGGCGCTGCGCTCCTTGGGGGTGCGTTGGCTCGTTTCCGTCTCAGCTGTTGGTTCCCTAAGGGAGCACCTCCGCCCTCGCGACATGGTGGTGCCCTCTCAATTCATCGATCGCACGATGCAACGTCCCCAATCCTTCTTTGGCGATGGCTGCGTGGCCCATGTGAGTCTTGCTGAACCCTTCTGCCAGCGACTGAGTGAATGTCTGGCCAGGGCAGCGGAGGCGCAGATGCCTGCGGGGCACCATTTGCATCGTGGTGGCACCTATCTCTGCATGGAGGGGCCTGCATTTTCAACCCGAGCTGAAAGTGAGCTTTACAGGAGCTGGGGATGTGATGTCATCGGGATGACCAACCACACGGAAGCTCGCCTTGCTCGCGAGGCCGAGATCGCCTATGCGTCACTGAGCATGGTCACCGATTTTGATTGCTGGCACAACGATCACGATGCCGTTTCTGTGGAAATGGTGGTTGGCAACCTTCGTGCCAACGCCATGGCGACAGGACCCATCCTTCAACAGCTGATGGAGTCGCTGCGCGAGTCCTTCCCCGAATCAGTTGCCCATACGGCACTCAAGGATGCGTTGATGACTGCACCGCAGGCTGTCCCTCAAGAAACGCGTCGGAAACTGGATCTGTTGACGGCTCCTTACTGGGGCTCCCTCGGTGAAAATTAA